One window of the Anolis sagrei isolate rAnoSag1 chromosome 5, rAnoSag1.mat, whole genome shotgun sequence genome contains the following:
- the C5H12orf60 gene encoding uncharacterized protein C12orf60 homolog has protein sequence MMSFFGADKEKARLVNASRGLYDCVYMFVSCTNTLFRMFNQFLKTEFPIIIVRENLSIKENLQLLMSSLREMQELVESKDKEIKEKISHPLYSKITKASSSSTDDKIKLLRDMAVQYKGVYDNICGPVSIILLKHGNLIEKLEAAIRDSSSTPVLSLRVSDLLMTYEEITKVLPDVTTSASSVMLPTDSRARSMSIGTATFSLTSFMRILAVRGQSSSKNTVEITTDCLEETVKTLRPVCESFQKTVKMVEEYVTLIIDKLQ, from the coding sequence ATGATGTCCTTTTTTGGTGCAGACAAGGAAAAGGCAAGACTGGTCAATGCTAGTCGTGGTCTATATGACTGTGTCTACATGTTTGTCTCTTGCACTAACACTCTATTCCGAATGTTCAACCAGTTCCTCAAAACAGAATTCCCGATTATTATAGTGAGGGAAAACCTTAGTATCAAGGAGAATCTTCAGCTCCTGATGAGTTCTCTGAGAGAGATGCAAGAACTCGTGGAGTCAAAAGATAAAGAGATCAAGGAGAAAATCAGCCATCCTTTGTATTCCAAGATTACTAAAGCTAGCTCCTCTTCTACGGATGACAAAATTAAACTTCTAAGGGACATGGCTGTTCAGTATAAAGGGGTTTATGACAACATCTGTGGTCCTGTTTCAATAATCTTATTGAAACATGGCAATCTCATAGAGAAACTAGAGGCTGCTATTCGGGACTCATCAAGCACTCCTGTGCTGTCTCTTCGAGTGAGTGACCTTCTGATGACTTATGAAGAAATTACTAAAGTACTTCCGGACGTCACCACAAGTGCATCCAGTGTAATGCTGCCAACAGACTCAAGGGCTCGCAGCATGTCTATAGGAACTGCAACTTTCTCACTTACCAGTTTCATGCGGATCCTAGCTGTTCGAGGACAGTCTTCTTCAAAAAATACCGTTGAAATAACTACGGATTGCCTGGAAGAAACTGTTAAAACACTGAGGCCTGTTTGTGAAAGTTTTCAAAAGACTGTTAAGATGGTAGAAGAATATGTCACATTGATAATTGACAAGCTGCAGTGA
- the LOC132775368 gene encoding histone H1.11R-like: MSETAPAASATASAAASAPVAAPKAPAKKAKKAPAKPRKASGPSVTELLTKAVAASKERKGVSLAALKKALAAGGYDVEKNNSRIKLGLKSLVNKGTLVHTKGIGASGSFKIGKKAEGSGKEKAAAPKRKAPAKAGRKPAAKAKKPAAAAKKPKKAVSSASAAKKSPKKPKKPAAKKSAAAKSPKKAKPVKPKKVAKSPAKARPGKPKSAKPKAAGKAKAAGKGGKRAAPKRK; the protein is encoded by the coding sequence ATGTCTGAAACCGCTCCCGCCGCTTCGGCGACCGCTTCGGCGGCGGCCTCTGCGCCTGTGGCAGCGCCGAAAGCGCCGGCGAAGAAGGCGAAGAAAGCCCCCGCGAAGCCTCGCAAGGCGTCCGGCCCCAGCGTGACGGAGCTGCTCACCAAGGCCGTGGCGGCCTCCAAGGAACGCAAAGGCGTCTCCCTGGCGGCTCTGAAGAAGGCCTTGGCGGCAGGAGGGTACGACGTGGAGAAGAACAACAGCCGCATCAAGCTGGGCCTCAAGAGCCTGGTCAACAAAGGCACGCTGGTGCACACCAAAGGCATCGGCGCCTCGGGGTCTTTCAAGATCGGGAAGAAGGCCGAGGGCAGCGGCAAAGAGAAGGCGGCGGCGCCCAAGAGGAAGGCCCCCGCTAAGGCAGGGAGGAAGCCCGCCGCCAAGGCCAAGAAGCCCGCTGCCGCTGCTAAGAAGCCCAAGAAAGCCGTTTCCTCTGCCTCCGCGGCGAAGAAGAGCCCCAAGAAGCCCAAAAAGCCCGCGGCTAAGAAGTCCGCCGCTGCCAAGAGCCCCAAGAAAGCCAAGCCCGTCAAGCCCAAGAAGGTGGCCAAGAGCCCCGCCAAGGCTCGGCCCGGGAAGCCCAAATCGGCCAAGCCCAAGGCGGCGGGGAAGGCCAAGGCGGCCGGGAAAGGTGGCAAGCGGGCGGCGCCCAAGAGGAAGTAG
- the LOC132776033 gene encoding histone H3 encodes MARTKQTARKSTGGKAPRKQLATKAARKSAPATGGVKKPHRYRPGTVALREIRRYQKSTELLIRKLPFQRLVREIAQDFKTDLRFQSSAVMALQEASEAYLVGLFEDTNLCAIHAKRVTIMPKDIQLARRIRGERA; translated from the coding sequence ATGGCGCGAACGAAGCAAACAGCGCGGAAGTCGACGGGTGGGAAAGCGCCGCGGAAGCAGCTGGCCACCAAGGCGGCAAGGAAGAGCGCCCCGGCCACGGGCGGCGTGAAGAAGCCTCACCGCTACCGCCCGGGGACCGTGGCCTTGCGCGAGATCCGGCGCTACCAGAAGTCCACCGAGCTGCTGATTCGGAAGCTGCCCTTCCAGCGCCTGGTGAGGGAGATCGCGCAGGACTTCAAGACGGACCTGCGCTTCCAGAGCTCGGCCGTGATGGCGCTGCAAGAGGCCAGCGAGGCTTACTTGGTGGGGCTCTTCGAGGACACCAACCTGTGCGCCATCCACGCCAAGCGTGTCACCATCATGCCCAAGGACATCCAGCTGGCCCGCCGTATCCGCGGGGAGAGGGCCTAG
- the WBP11 gene encoding WW domain-binding protein 11: MGRRSTSSTKSGKFMNPTDQARKEARKRELKKNKKQRMMVRAAVLKMKDPKQIIRDMEKLDEMEFNPVQQPQLNEKVLKDKRKKLRETFERILRLYEKENPDIYKELRKLEVEYEQKRSQLSQYFDAVKNAQHVEVESIPLPDMPHAPSNILIQDIPLPGAQPPSILKKTSAYGPPIRPVSVLPPPGHGVPRLPPGRKPPGPPPGPPPPQVLQMYGRKSGFTLDIIPRRRDDEVSYSPETGPRGHDEEGSSTSEDEGYPEDMDQDKHDDSTDDSDSDRSDADSDGEEFMHHDDGAEREGGDDKKAGHSVRFADIPGKSRKKKKNMKELTPLQAMMLRMAGQEIPEGGKEIEEYSEEEDDDDEEDSDAEETSQQQSTEESHAENASSAPPQTAQPQQQQQQQPPPQPVPPTQMQAPPMPGPPPLGPPPAPPLRPPGPPTGLPPGPPPGAPPFLRPPGLPGLRGPLPRLLPPGPPPGRPPGPPPGPPPGLPPGPPPRGPPPRLPPPAPPGIPPPRPGMLRPPLGPPPGLFPPAPLPNPGVLSAPPSLIQRPKVDDTSAATIEKKATATISAKPQITNPKAEITRFVPTALRVRRENKGTPASAQKKPDDEPSVQITKTLPKMGSSAPVSVQTKDDVYEAFMKEMEGLL; this comes from the exons ATGGGGCGAAGATCCACCTCTTCCACCAAGAGTGGGAAGTTCATGAATCCCACAGACCAAGCTC GCAAGGAGGCTCGAAAGAGAGAGCTGAAGAAG AACAAGAAGCAACGTATGATGGTGCGAGCAGCAGTGCTAAAGATGAAGGATCCCAAGCAAATAATTCGGGACATGGAAAAACTTGATGAAATGG AGTTTAACCCAGTTCAGCAACCGCAGCTCAATGAGAAGGTGTTGAAGGACAAGCGCAAAAAGCTGCGTGAGACCTTTGAGCGTATCCTGCGGCTCTATGAGAAGGAGAACCCAGACATCTATAAAGAGCTACGCAAGCTAGAAGTGGAGTATGAGCAAAAGAGATCTCAGCTTAGCCAGTACTTTGATGCTGTGAAG AATGCTCAGCATGTTGAAGTGGAGAGCATCCCTCTGCCAGACATGCCCCATGCCCCTTCCAATATCCTCATTCAGGACATCCCTCTGCCGGGAGCCCAGCCTCCATCCATTCTTAAAAAAACATCAGCCTATGG ACCTCCCATCCGACCTGTTTCAGTCCTCCCACCTCCTGGGCATGGTGTTCCTCGTTTACCTCCCGGTAGAAAGCCTCCTGGGCCTCCACCAGGGCCACCCCCGcctcaggtcttgcaaatgtATGGTCGCAAATCAGGGTTCACTCTAGACATTATCCCTCGGAGGAGAGATGACGAGGTTTCCTATAGCCCCGAGACAG GGCCACGAGGACATGATGAAGAGGGTTCAAGTACCAGTGAAGATGAGGGCTACCCTGAAGACATGGATCAGGACAAGCACGATGACAGTACCGATGACAGCGATAGTGACAGAAGTGATGCAGACAGTGACGGGGAGGAGTTCATGCATCATGATGACGGTGCTGAACGGGAGGGAGGTGACGACAAGAAAGCAG GTCACAGCGTACGATTTGCTGACATTCCTGGAAAATcacgaaagaaaaaaaagaacatgaAGGAGCTTACTCCTCTTCAAGCCATGATGTTACGGATGGCTG gccaggaaattcctgaGGGAGGTAAAGAGATAGAAGAATACTCTGAAGAAGAGGATGACGATGATGAAGAGGACTCTGATGCTGAAGAGACATCACAGCAACAGAGCACAGAAGAGTCCCATGCAGAGAATGCATCATCAGCACCCCCTCAGACTGCCcagccacagcagcagcagcaacagcagcctccaccacagccTGTTCCCCCGACTCAGATGCAGGCCCCTCCCATGCCTGGGCCTCCTCCTCTTGGGCCACCTCCTGCACCACCGCTGAGGCCTCCGGGGCCACCAACTGGTCTTCCTCCTGGACCACCTCCAG GGGCTCCTCCATTCCTGAGGCCGCCTGGATTGCCTGGGCTACGTGGCCCGTTACCACGCCTCTTGCCGCCTGGACCTCCCCCCGGGCGCCCCCCTGGCCCTCCTCCTGGTCCACCCCCAGGCCTGCCACCTGGCCCTCCTCCAAGGGGCCCCCCACCTCGCCTCCCACCTCCAGCTCCTCCAG GTATCCCTCCTCCGCGTCCAGGCATGTTGCGCCCTCCCCTGGGTCCGCCACCTGGATTATTCCCTCCTGCTCCTCTTCCGAACCCTGGGGTGCTGAGTGCTCCCCCCAGCTTGATTCAGCGCCCCAAGGTGGATGATACCAGCGCAGCCACCATTGAGAAGAAAGCTACTGCGACGATCAGTGCCAAGCCCCAGATCACCAACCCCAAGGCCGAGATCACCCGCTTTGTGCCCACGGCCCTGAGGGTCCGCAGAGAAAACAAGGGGACGCCTGCCTCTGCCCAAAAGAAGCCTGACGATGAACCATCCGTGCAGATAACTAAGACCCTACCCAAGATGGGCTCTTCTGCCCCTGTTTCTGTGCAGACCAAGGATGATGTGTATGAAGCTTTCATGAAGGAAATGGAGGGGCTGCTGTGA
- the SMCO3 gene encoding single-pass membrane and coiled-coil domain-containing protein 3, producing the protein MKLSDLLYPSNPKRRQDVIDLHQELLDLMKLNFKVTNELIRTMKEHLGAKITNITIKENGTIKENCDIIIQAMKSIQQEVQKLDKEMKERLEPGMYQKLYDIKQPELEKIAIAYRILSAILGEATTSAGAVGIKLICSNIVIVTVSKLVALLAQIGISVLGGIAIPIFALGIDVILHAILGAVERDQLLASIQSYENHLIEFREASETYHCAINEISALVKGNAELM; encoded by the coding sequence ATGAAGCTAAGCGACCTCCTCTACCCAAGTAATCCAAAAAGACGCCAGGATGTGATTGACCTGCACCAGGAACTCCTTGATCTCATGAAACTTAATTTTAAAGTTACCAATGAATTGATTCGAACAATGAAGGAACATCTTGGAGCCAAGATTACAAACATTACAATAAAAGAGAATGGCACCATCAAAGAGAACTGTGACATTATCATTCAAGCCATGAAGTCTATTCAACAAGAAGTACAGAAGCTTGATAAAGAAATGAAGGAGAGACTGGAGCCAGGGATGTACCAAAAGCTTTATGATATCAAACAACCTGAGCTGGAGAAAATAGCAATAGCTTATCGAATTCTCTCTGCTATACTTGGAGAGGCTACTACTTCTGCAGGTGCCGTAGGTATAAAATTAATATGTTCAAATATCGTAATAGTTACAGTTAGTAAATTGGTTGCTCTGCTTGCTCAAATTGGGATATCTGTCCTTGGAGGCATTGCCATTCCTATCTTTGCTTTGGGAATTGATGTGATTCTTCATGCCATCCTAGGGGCAGTAGAAAGAGATCAACTTCTAGCATCTATTCAAAGTTATGAGAACCATCTAATTGAATTTAGGGAAGCTTCTGAGACATATCACTGTGCCATCAATGAAATAAGTGCACTGGTGAAGGGCAATGCTGAGCTAATGTGA